One window of the Primulina eburnea isolate SZY01 chromosome 18, ASM2296580v1, whole genome shotgun sequence genome contains the following:
- the LOC140819171 gene encoding uncharacterized protein: MTHFSKVPMFSKKDFDDWKIRMQAHLAVQDNDIWFVITNGPLKIIKPNTAIAVTEGAPQMLQKQRSEWTSEDTKKSNLDNIAKDILYKTLDKNTFSKIKMCPTKKEIWMKAGETLSEFDERFNNLVNELVALGKELGNREVTFKVLRALPKE, from the exons ATGACACATTTCAGCAAAGTCCCTATGTTCTCAAAGAaagatttcgatgattggaagatcaggatgcaagCCCATCTTGCAGTCCAAGACAATGATATATGGTTTGTCATCACAAATGGTCCCTTGAAAATTATAAAGCCTAATACAGCTATTGCTGTTACTGAAGGTGCACCACAAATGCTTCAAAAGCaaagaagtgaatggacaagCGAGGACACAAAGAAATCAAATCTAGACAATATTGCGAAGGATATTCTCTACAAAACACTTGACAAGAatactttcagcaaaatcaaaatgtgtcCTACAAAAAAAGAGATCTGG ATGAAAGCTGGAGAAACACTAAGCGAGTTTGATGAGCGATTCAACAATTTAGTAAATGAACTAGTAGCTTTGGGAAAGGAACTTGGCAATAGAGAAGTGACATTCAAGGTGTTAAGAGCTTTACCCAAAGAATGA